DNA from Planctomycetota bacterium:
GGGCGGATTTCCGGATCGGACGAGTTCCGCGTGGCCGCGGTTTCGGGACGCGCGATCGTCGTGCGGGCGGACGGCTCGTCGGAGGCGTTGCGGGCCGGGGCCGTCGTGGCTCCCGGAGAACGCGTGGTCACGGAGGCCGGCGGCGCGGTGACGTTCGAGCTCGGGCGCGGGACGCTGCGTCTGGGCGAGGACGCCTCGGTGACGCTCGCCTCGTTCCGGAAACTCGTTCTGGATCGGGGGGACGTGCGGGTGGATCTCGGAGAGCGGTTGCGGGAGGCGCTCGTGGTGACGGACCTGGGGAGCAATTTCGTGGCGATCCGGCGGGGGCGGGTGGAGGCGGGCATTCGGGAAGTGAAGGGGCTCGTGGGGGCCGCGCAGGAGGGGCGCGGGGAGGGGGAGGCCCACCTGCCGGGGGCTCAGGTCTCGGCGCCGGCGCGGCGTCTGGTGGTTCTGAGGGCGGAAGGGGACGTGGACGGGTCCTATCACTGGCGGCTGGCCCCGGGGCCGGCCGAACGGTAGAGGGGCGACGGGAGGAGCCATGAGGCGGATCGGGAGGGTGGGCGCGCTCTGGGCGCTGGCGGCGTCGGCGGTTCTGGCGCAGCAGCAGCCGCCGCCGGCGGCCGGCCGGCAGGAAGAGAAGAAGCCGGGGGGGATCCTTCAGGACGTGAACCTGCACGACCTCACGGTGGCCGTGCAGCGGATCACCAAGAAGACGATCCTGTGGACGGAGGACCTGGGCCTGCGCAACAAGCGGGTGCACCTGGTCAGCGACACGCCGATCGCGGACAACCCCGAGCTTCTCTTCAAGGCGTACCAGTCCATTCTGCAGGTGAGCGATCTCGTCCTCATCCCGACCGAACAGGGCGGCGAGACGATCTACAAGATCGCGGCGGCTCCGGTGGCCCCCAAGAAGCCCGTGCCGGTGGAGAAGGGAGAGCTGCGGCCGCAGGACCGGTTCATCACGCGGATCTTCTCGCTTCAGTACGTGAGTCCCCGGGACGTCCAGGCGGCGCTTCTCAACATGGCGTCGTTCCCGCAGAACATCCTCTCGATCGAATCGGCGGGGCTTCTGATCGCCACGGACTACGACTACAACATCCAGCGCTTCGAGGAGATCATCCGGGCGATGGATGTGAAGAAGCCCGACGTCGAGATGAAGGTGATCCCGCTCAAGAACGCGATCGCCACGGAAGTCGAGCAGATGATGAACAATCTCGTCAAGACCCTCATCGGCCGGCAGGTCCAGCCCCGGCCGGCGGGGGTGGTACCCGGCGTTTCCGGTCCGGAGTCCGTTCAGGTGGTCGCCGACAAGCGCACGAACGCCGTGGTGCTTCTGGCGGAGCCCAACCGTCTCGCGCAGCTCGAGGACATCGTGCGGCGGCTGGACGGGGAGACGGAGTTCGAAACGAGCGGCATCTACATTCTGCACCTGCGGCACACGAACGCCGTGGACATCGCCCGGACGCTCAACGCGATGTACCGGATTTCGGTGGACGACAAGGGGGTTCCGGCGGGCGGCGGGTTCGGGGCGGTACGGCCCGGCCAGGCGGTGCCGCCGCCGGGCGCGCCGCCGGTGCAGGCTCTCGGGCCGACGACGTCTCCCTTTCCCACGGCTCCGGGAACGACGCTGACCGGCACGGAGCCCACGATCGTCGCGGACATCCGGTCGAACTCGGTGATCCTGGTCACCGACCGGAACACGTACAAGACCCTCGAGCAGATCGTGCGGCGGCTGGACCAGCGCCGCCCGCAGGTGCTCATCAAGGCGACGGTCGTGGAGGTGACGGCCAACCAGGACTTCGATCTCGGGGTGGAGCTGGCCCGCCTGGAGGATCCCACGGGCCGGACGATCGGCGGGGGGCGGACGGCGTTCGGGCTGTCGGCGGTGCAGTTCGATTCGGCCACGGGGCTTCCTTCCATCACGCCCGACGTCGCTACGCCGGGGATTCTCCTTCTGGCCGTGCGGGACCGGTTCGGCAACATCCCGGCGCTTCTGAAGGCCTTCGAGGGGCGCGCCCGGATCTCGATCCTGGACGAGCCCGAAGCCGCGACCAACGACAACGGGGCCGCGGAGATGAAGGTGACGACCCGCTTCCCGGTTCCTCAGACGACGGTGGCCGGAACGGGGCTGGCGCAGACCTCCTTCACGTTCGAGACGGCCGAGACGACGCTTTCGATCTCGCCGCACATCAGCGAGGGCGGCTATCTGCGCCTGGAGACGACGGTGAAGATCGAAAAGCTGGCTCCCGGCCCGTCCAACCTCCCTCCGACCCGCAACTCGCGCGAGATCAAGACGAAGGAGATCATGGTCCCGAGCGGGCAGACGATGGTCATCGGCGGCATCGTCACGCAGGAAGCCTCGGACAACGTCCAGGGGATCCCGATCCTCTCGCACATCCCGCTTCTCGGGTGGCTCTTCCGGCGCACCACCGAGTCCGAGGACCGGCGGACGCTCTACATCTTCCTGACGCCCTACATTCTCTACGACTACGGGTTCGGCGACTACCGGGAGCTGACCCGGGATCGCAAGGGGATCATCGACCGGCTGCGGGGGGAGCCCGTCTCAGGACTTCAGGTCGAGCTGCGGGGGGAGCGGCTGCCGGAATCCACCTTCCGCTTCCAGGCGCCTCCTCCCGCGAAGCGTCCGGCCGAGACGCCGCGGCGGGAGTGAAGGGGCCATGGCGCTGATCGAGACTCTGAAGGCCATCCTCGAGCGGGAGGGACTGTACGTCCGCGACAAGTTCGAGGAGTGGGTCCATCTCGCCCACACGACGGGTCAGCCGCTCGACCGCGTGCTGGCGACCTCGGGATATCTCACCGAGGCGCAGATGCTTCGGATCTTCGGCGAGTGCCTCGGGATGCCGGTTCTCGACCGGCTGCTCGATTATGAAGTTCCCAAGGAGTTCGTGGAGCGGGTTCCCGTCCAGTTCGCCCGCCATCACAACCTGATCGCGATCGGGCAGGCCAACGGAACGATCCGGGTGGCGTCCTGCTCGCCTCTGGAGACCCATCCGATCGACGAGCTGTCGGCGATGCTCGACCGGATCGTGGAGCCCGTGCTCGCCTCGCGCGCCGAGATCACCGCGCTCATCAACCGCGCCTACCAGCAGAAGGTGGACGTGGTGGACGAGATGCTCGAGCAGCTGGACGAGAACGAGCTGGCGGGGCTCTCCAAGGAAGTCGAGGGCAGCCAGGACCTCCTCGACATCGCCAACAAGGCGCCCATCATCAAGCTGGTCAACATGATCCTCTTCCAGGCGCTCAAGATGCGCGCCAGCGACGTCCACATCCAGCCCTACGAGGACAAGCTGCAGGTCCGCTACCGCATCGACGGCATCCTCTACGACATGATGGCGCCGCCGAAGAAGATCCAGGATGCGGTGATCTCCCGGATCAAGATCATGGGGAAGATGGACATCGCCGAGCGGCGCCTTCCGCAGGACGGCGGCTGCAACGTGCGTCTCGGGGACAGCGACGTGGACATCCGCATCTCGAGCGTCCCCACGATCTACGGCGAGCGGATCGTGATGCGGCTGCTCGACAAGAGCGCGCGCCTGTACGACCTCGAGGAGCTGGGCCTCGAGGGTCAGGACATGGAGATCTTCAAGAAGTTCGTGGACGCCTCGCACGGAATCGTGCTCGTCACGGGTCCCACGGGCAGCGGCAAGACCACGTCTCTCTACGCCGCGCTCAAGAAGATCAACACGGTCGAATACAACGTGATGACGATCGAGGATCCGATCGAGTACCACCTGCCGGGGATCAGTCAGATCGAGGTGAATTACAAGAAGGGGCTGACCTTCGCCACGGGCTTGCGTTCGATCGTGCGGCAGGATCCGGACATCATCTTCGTGGGCGAAATCCGGGATCTCGACACGGCCACGATCGCCATCCAGGCGGCCCTCACGGGACACCTGGTCTTCTCGACCCTGCACACGAACGACGCGCCGGGGGCGATCACGCGGCTCCTCGATCTCGGGGTGGAGCCGTATCTCGTGGCCAGCTCGGTGATCGGAGTCGTCGCTCAGCGGCTCGTGCGCCTGATCTGCAAGCACTGCAAGGCCGAGTACGCCCCGACGGAGCGGGAGCTGGCCGGGATCGGGCTTTCGCCCAAGGACGTTCCCGGCGGGAAGCTCTGGCGGGGCCGCGGATGCCCGTACTGCCTCAACTCCGGATACCGGGACCGCACGGCGATTTTCGAGATTTTCACCGTGGACGACCACGTGCGGGAGCAGACGATGCAGCGGGTCGGGTCCACGTTCATCAAGCAGGACGCGATCAAGCGCGGAATGCGGACGCTCCGGATGGACGGGGCGCGCAAGGTCCTGGCGGGGAAGACCACCCCCGAGGAGGTCCTGCGCGTGACCCAGATGGATACGTTTTAGCCCGGCCGGTTCGGAACCGCGATGCCCGTTTACACGTACAAGGCGCTCAAGGAGGACGGCGCGGCCGAGGCCGGCGTCATCGACGCCGACTCTCCCAAGGAGGCGCGCCTCAAGCTCAAGGGACGCCGGCTTCACGTCACGGATCTCGAACCCCTCGTTCAGGGGCGCGAGGGAGGGGGGCGGCGGCTGCGGCTCTGGCCGGGCCGGCGGCGCCCCGAAGACGTGGCGCTCGTCACCCGCCAGATGGCGACGCTCCTCGGGTCCGGCATTCCCATGATCGGCGCGCTCACCGCGGTGATCGACCAGGTGGAGGCGACCGATCTCAAGGCCGCCCTGATGGACATCCGCGAGCGGGTCTCCCAGGGCAGCGCGCTCTCGGAGGCCCTGGCGGGTCATCCTCGGTACTTCAACGACCTTTACGCCAACATGGTCCGCGCGGGGGAGGCCGGCGGGAACCTGGACAAGGTGCTTCTGCGCCTGGCCGATTACCTTCACGCGCAGAACCGCATGCGGTCGCGCGTCATGGCCGCGCTCACCTATCCCATCATCATGCTCGTCATCGGCGTGGGCGTCGTGGCGGTGCTGCTGACGTACGTGGTTCCCAAGATCCTGGAGGTCGTCCAGAAGCAGGGGAAGGCCGCCCTGCCGCTGCCGACGGAAATTCTCATGGCGGTCTCCGGGTTCCTGGCGGGATATTGGTGGGCGCTCGGGGCGGCGGGGGTGGGGCTCTGGCTGGCCTACCTCCAGGCGCTGCGGACTCCGGGCGGGCGCCTCTGGATCGACACGATGAAGCTCAGGATTCCCGTCCTCGGCAACCTCATGCGCAAGGCCGCCATTTCGCGCTTCGCGATCACGCTGGCCACGCTTCTGGAAAGCGGCCTTCCGGTGCTCGAGGCCATGGGGGTGGTCAAGCGCGTCGTGGACAACGCGCTTCTGGCCGACGCTCTCGAGGAGGTCCGCCGGAAGGTCGCGGAAGGGGCCGACATCGCCACCCCGCTCAAGCAGAGCCGGGTCTTTCCTCCCGTGGTCGCGTACATGATCGGCGTGGGCGAGGAATCGGGCCGCCTCGAGGAGCTCCTCAAGAAGACCGCGCAGGCGTACGACGAAGAGGTCGAGGTGGCCGCCCAGAAGCTGACCGCGCTCCTCGAGCCGCTGATGATCGTTCTTATGGCCTTCGTCGTGGGATTCATCGTGCTGTCGATCCTCCTTCCGATTCTCCAGATGTCCAACCTTTAAGGGGGGCCCCATGCGCCGCACATCCGGGTTCACGCTCGTCGAGATGATGGTGGTCATCGTGATCATCGGCGTCCTGGCGACCGTGCTCATCACGCAGATCGCCGGGAAGGCCGAACGCGCCAAGGTCGAGGCCACGCGCGCCCTGATCAGCCAGGTGAGCAACGCCCTCGTTCAGTTCAAGCTCGATCACAACCGCTATCCCGACCGGCTGGACGATCTGGTGACGATGCCCCCGTACGCCAACCCGAGGAACTGGCCCCCCGGCGGGTATCTCAAGGATCCGCCGCGCGACGCATGGGGCCGGGAATTCATCTACCGGGTCCCGGGCACCAAAGGGCAGCCGTTCGACATCATCTCGCTGGGCGACGACGGCCGGGAAGGCGGCGAAGGGTACGCGGAGGACATCTGGAACCATGAAGCGTACAAGCGGTAGCCGGCGCGGCGGCTTCACGCTGATCGAGCTGATCGCCGTGACGGCGATCCTGGGGCTTCTCGTCGCCCTGGCGGCCACGCGCATGGACTATCTGGTGCCGAAATACCGCCTCCGGGGCGCGGCGCGGGAGATGGCGGGGCTGTTCAAGCAGGGGATGGCCCGGGCGGCGGCCACGGGGCGCGACGTCTATTTCGAGATCGACCTTTCGGGAGGGCGCTACTGGCTCTGGGCCGCGTTCCCGCGCTCGGCCGCCGCCGGCGACGAAACCCTCAAAGGCTACGAGTACGAGCCCGTTTTTCTGAAGGAGCTGCCCGAGGACGTCGCCGTGACCGACGTTCTGGCGGGGGACCGGCAGCGCGTCGAGACCGGCCGGACGCGCCTGCGGCTGTCCCCCTTCGGGACGACCTCCCACGCCGTCGTCAATCTGCGCAACCGGGACGGACGCGAGCTGGCGGTCAAGTTCAACGGCTTCACCGGAGCGGTTTCCTTCTACGAGGGCCGCAAGGAGGCCGACGAGGTGCTGCGCGATGAAGGTCCCTGACGGCGGATCCGTCCGGCGCCGCGCCCAGGGGGGCTTCACCCTCGTCGAGGTCCTCGTGGCGCTCGGAATTCTGGGGACGACGGCCGTTCTTCTTCTCCACCGCCGAGTGGAGATCGTGCGGGAGGCCGCCTGGTCGCGCGACGTGCGCACCGCGTGGATGCTGGCTTCCCGGAAGATGGCCGAGCTTGAGCTGGACCGGGCGCTCTGGACGGGCGTGGGGGGAAGCGCCGCGGGGGACTTCGGCCAGGACGACGCCGCGTACGCGGGGTTCACCTGGGAATATCTGGCGGCGCGCCGTCCGATTCCGCTCGAAGATCCGAACCTGCCGAAGGACAAGGTTTCCTGGAAGCTCCGGGAGCTTTTCCACCTGACCCTCCGGATCGGGATCCCGGACGTCGAGGAGCCCATCGTGCTGGAAAGTTTCTTCCCGATTGCTTCGTCCCAGGGGGAGGCCGAAGAGGACGCCCCGCCGCCGGGAGGAGAGAAGCCGGAGGGCACCCCCGCCGGCCGGGATCCGGACGCGCCTCCGCCCGCGGGGAATCCTTCCCGGGAGGGATCGCCGTGAGGAGCGGATTCACCCTCGTCGAGCTGATGCTCGCGGTGCTTCTCCTGGCCATCATGATGACGGTCGCCTACGGGGTGCTGGTCTCCACCGTTCAGGGGCAGGAGCGGATCGAGGCGATCCTGGCTTCGAGCGAAATCGGACCTGCGATTCTGGCCCAGATCCGCGAGGATCTCGAAGGGGCCGTTCTTCCTCCCAAGGAGGGGGAGAACGAAGTCGATGGCTTCCTGGCGGTCAGCCGCTCGGCTCCGGCCGGCGAACGGGATCGGATCGATTTCGTCACCTCGCGCCTGGCGTACGGATCGCGCCGCGAGGACGAGGAACCGGCGTTTCACTCCGTCAACGAGGTGGGCTACCAGCTCCGGGACCACCCCTCCGAGTCCGGGGTGGCCATCCTCTATCGGCGCGAAGACTACTTTGTGGACGCCGAACCGCTCCGGGGCGGGTCTCTCCTCGAGCTTTACGACCGGGTGACCCACTTCGACCTTCAGTTCTGGAACGGCGAGCGCTGGCAGGCGGAGTGGAGCGCGGTGAAGGAAAAAGGGAAGCTTCCCAAGGCCGTCAAGGTCGAGCTCCGCGTGCGGCTCCGGGACCGCGATGGGCGCGACCAGGACCGCGCCTTCGCGACGATCGTCACCCTCCCGCGCTGACGGGGCCGGGCGGCTCGGGCGCTCCGCGGATCGTTCCGGTCAGCTCCTTCTCGACGACGTGGCAGGCCACCTGGTGGCCGTCGTAGCTCTTGAGCGGCGGGGCGACCACGTCGCAGAGTCCCCGGATCGCCTTGGGGCATCGCGGATGGAAGCGGCAGCCCGAGGGCGGATGCAGAGGGGACGGCACGTCTCCCGGAAGAAGGATCCGCGTGCGCTTGCGCTCCGGATCCGGGACCGGCACCGCCGAAAGGAGCGCTTCGGTGTACGGATGGAGCGGCCTCCGGTAGATCTCCTCCGTAGGCGCCGTCTCCACGATCTCCCCGAGGTACATGACCGCGACGCGGTCGCTGATGTACTTCACGACGCGCAGGTCGTGGGAGATGAAAAGGTACGCGATGCCGTATTTTTCGCGCAGCTCCACGAGGAGATTGACCACCTGGGACTGCACCGAGACGTCCAGGGCCGAGACCGGCTCGTCGCAGACGATGAACTTGGGGTTGAGCACGAGGGCGCGGGCGATGCCGATGCGCTGGCGCTGTCCGCCGGAGAACTCGTGGGGATACCGGTGGGCCCAGGCGGGGTCGAGCCCCACGCGCGCGAGGGTTTCGCGGACGATCTCCGCCCGCTCCGCGCGCGTGCCGATGTCGTGCACGACGAGCCCTTCGGCGACGATGGCGCCCACGGTCATGCGGGGGTTGAGCGATCCGTAGGGATCCTGGAAGATGATCTGGAGGTCGCGGCGCTTGCGGCGAAGCTCGGCGGGGGGAAGCGCCAGGAGGTCCGCGCCCTGGTAGAGGACCCGTCCCGCCGTCGGCTCGATGAGCCGCAGGAGGCTCCGGCCGGCCGTGGTCTTGCCGCAGCCGGATTCGCCCACCAGCCCGAGGGTTTCGCCGGGAGCCAGCGCGAAGGAGACGCCGTCCACGGCGCGCACCCAGCCGGCCACGCGCCCGAAGAGTCCCTTGCGCACGGGGAAGTGCTTCTTGAGATCCCGGACTTCGAGGAGCGGCGGCGTCACGGGTTCACCACGTCGCACGCGACCCAGTGTCCGGGACGGAGCTCCCGCAGGCGGGGTTCGACGGCCCGGCAGCGGTCCACGGCCAGGGGGCACCGGGGATGGAACGCGCAGCCCGGCGGAAACCGGAGCGGGTTGGGCACCGTGCCCGGGATGACGGCGAGCTTCCCGGCCTTCGGAGTGTCCAGGCGGGGGATCGAGCGCAGGAGCCCCGCCGTGTACGGGTGAAGCGGCTCGCGGAAAAGCTCCCGCGCGGGGGCGTACTCCACGATTTTGGAGGCGTACATCACGGCGACCTCGTCGGCCACCTCGGCGACGACCCCGAGGTCGTGGGTGATGATCAGGACGGACATCCGGAATTCCTGCTGGAGCTCGCGCAGGAGGTCCAGGATCTGGGCCTGGATCGTGACGTCGAGGGCGGTGGTGGGTTCGTCGGCGATGAGCAGCCGGGGCGTGCAGGCCAGGGCCATGGCGATCATGACGCGCTGGCGCATGCCACCGGACATCTGGTGGGGGTAGTCGTCCACGCGGCGGGCGGCGGCGGGGATCTTGACCTTCTCGAGGAGTTCGACCGCCCGGCGGCGCGCTTCCGCGCGGGAGACCGGAAGGTGCGTCCGGATCGCTTCCATGATCTGGTAGCCCACGGTGAAGACGGGATTGAGGGAGGTCATGGGTTCCTGGAAGATCATGGCGATGTCGCGCCCGCGGACGGCGCGCATCTCGGGTTCCGGAAGGGTCGCCAGGTCGCGTCCTTCGAAAAGGATCCGGCCGCCGACGTGCCGGCCCGGCGGGGGAATCAGGCGCATGACGGAGAGGGCGGTGACGGACTTGCCGCACCCCGATTCCCCCACGACCCCCAGGGTCTTGCCGCGGCGGACGCGGAAGGACACCCCGTCCACCGCGCGCACGACGCCGTCGTCGGTGAAGAAGTGCGTGCGGAGGTCGCGGACGTCCAGGAGGACGTCGCCGTCGGCGTTCTCCATAGAAGGCGGCGTCAGTTTAGCATGGCCCGGGAGGGGCGAAAAGCGCCACGGGCGGTCTCATTGTCTGAGGCGCGGATCCAGGGCGTCCCGGAGGCCGTCCCCCACGAGGTTGTAGCCCACGACGGTGATGAGGATCGCGGTGCCGGCCGAGAGCGGGAGCCACCACTCCGAGAAGATGTTGCCTTTGGTGTCGTAGACGATGTTCCCCCAACTCGGGGTGGGAGGCTGGACGCCCAGTCCCAGGAAGCTCAGGCCGGCCTCCAGAAGGATCGTGGAGCCCACCTGGAGGGTGGCCGCGACGATGACGGGGGTCATGGCGTTCGGGAGGAGGTGGCGGAAGATAAGGCGCGGGGGGCGCGTCCCGAGCGCCCGGGCGGCCTGGGCGTAGTCGAGTTCCTTGAGCACCAGAAATTCGCCGCGCACCAGGCGCGCCACGCCCATCCAGGAGGTCAGCCCGATGACCGTGATGATGATCCAGATCGACTGGTGCCTCCAGAG
Protein-coding regions in this window:
- the gspE gene encoding type II secretion system ATPase GspE gives rise to the protein MALIETLKAILEREGLYVRDKFEEWVHLAHTTGQPLDRVLATSGYLTEAQMLRIFGECLGMPVLDRLLDYEVPKEFVERVPVQFARHHNLIAIGQANGTIRVASCSPLETHPIDELSAMLDRIVEPVLASRAEITALINRAYQQKVDVVDEMLEQLDENELAGLSKEVEGSQDLLDIANKAPIIKLVNMILFQALKMRASDVHIQPYEDKLQVRYRIDGILYDMMAPPKKIQDAVISRIKIMGKMDIAERRLPQDGGCNVRLGDSDVDIRISSVPTIYGERIVMRLLDKSARLYDLEELGLEGQDMEIFKKFVDASHGIVLVTGPTGSGKTTSLYAALKKINTVEYNVMTIEDPIEYHLPGISQIEVNYKKGLTFATGLRSIVRQDPDIIFVGEIRDLDTATIAIQAALTGHLVFSTLHTNDAPGAITRLLDLGVEPYLVASSVIGVVAQRLVRLICKHCKAEYAPTERELAGIGLSPKDVPGGKLWRGRGCPYCLNSGYRDRTAIFEIFTVDDHVREQTMQRVGSTFIKQDAIKRGMRTLRMDGARKVLAGKTTPEEVLRVTQMDTF
- the gspG gene encoding type II secretion system major pseudopilin GspG, giving the protein MRRTSGFTLVEMMVVIVIIGVLATVLITQIAGKAERAKVEATRALISQVSNALVQFKLDHNRYPDRLDDLVTMPPYANPRNWPPGGYLKDPPRDAWGREFIYRVPGTKGQPFDIISLGDDGREGGEGYAEDIWNHEAYKR
- the gspF gene encoding type II secretion system inner membrane protein GspF; this encodes MPVYTYKALKEDGAAEAGVIDADSPKEARLKLKGRRLHVTDLEPLVQGREGGGRRLRLWPGRRRPEDVALVTRQMATLLGSGIPMIGALTAVIDQVEATDLKAALMDIRERVSQGSALSEALAGHPRYFNDLYANMVRAGEAGGNLDKVLLRLADYLHAQNRMRSRVMAALTYPIIMLVIGVGVVAVLLTYVVPKILEVVQKQGKAALPLPTEILMAVSGFLAGYWWALGAAGVGLWLAYLQALRTPGGRLWIDTMKLRIPVLGNLMRKAAISRFAITLATLLESGLPVLEAMGVVKRVVDNALLADALEEVRRKVAEGADIATPLKQSRVFPPVVAYMIGVGEESGRLEELLKKTAQAYDEEVEVAAQKLTALLEPLMIVLMAFVVGFIVLSILLPILQMSNL
- a CDS encoding type II secretion system protein GspJ, with the translated sequence MRSGFTLVELMLAVLLLAIMMTVAYGVLVSTVQGQERIEAILASSEIGPAILAQIREDLEGAVLPPKEGENEVDGFLAVSRSAPAGERDRIDFVTSRLAYGSRREDEEPAFHSVNEVGYQLRDHPSESGVAILYRREDYFVDAEPLRGGSLLELYDRVTHFDLQFWNGERWQAEWSAVKEKGKLPKAVKVELRVRLRDRDGRDQDRAFATIVTLPR
- a CDS encoding ABC transporter ATP-binding protein; this encodes MENADGDVLLDVRDLRTHFFTDDGVVRAVDGVSFRVRRGKTLGVVGESGCGKSVTALSVMRLIPPPGRHVGGRILFEGRDLATLPEPEMRAVRGRDIAMIFQEPMTSLNPVFTVGYQIMEAIRTHLPVSRAEARRRAVELLEKVKIPAAARRVDDYPHQMSGGMRQRVMIAMALACTPRLLIADEPTTALDVTIQAQILDLLRELQQEFRMSVLIITHDLGVVAEVADEVAVMYASKIVEYAPARELFREPLHPYTAGLLRSIPRLDTPKAGKLAVIPGTVPNPLRFPPGCAFHPRCPLAVDRCRAVEPRLRELRPGHWVACDVVNP
- a CDS encoding prepilin-type N-terminal cleavage/methylation domain-containing protein, with product MKVPDGGSVRRRAQGGFTLVEVLVALGILGTTAVLLLHRRVEIVREAAWSRDVRTAWMLASRKMAELELDRALWTGVGGSAAGDFGQDDAAYAGFTWEYLAARRPIPLEDPNLPKDKVSWKLRELFHLTLRIGIPDVEEPIVLESFFPIASSQGEAEEDAPPPGGEKPEGTPAGRDPDAPPPAGNPSREGSP
- a CDS encoding prepilin-type N-terminal cleavage/methylation domain-containing protein, yielding MKRTSGSRRGGFTLIELIAVTAILGLLVALAATRMDYLVPKYRLRGAAREMAGLFKQGMARAAATGRDVYFEIDLSGGRYWLWAAFPRSAAAGDETLKGYEYEPVFLKELPEDVAVTDVLAGDRQRVETGRTRLRLSPFGTTSHAVVNLRNRDGRELAVKFNGFTGAVSFYEGRKEADEVLRDEGP
- a CDS encoding dipeptide ABC transporter ATP-binding protein, which produces MTPPLLEVRDLKKHFPVRKGLFGRVAGWVRAVDGVSFALAPGETLGLVGESGCGKTTAGRSLLRLIEPTAGRVLYQGADLLALPPAELRRKRRDLQIIFQDPYGSLNPRMTVGAIVAEGLVVHDIGTRAERAEIVRETLARVGLDPAWAHRYPHEFSGGQRQRIGIARALVLNPKFIVCDEPVSALDVSVQSQVVNLLVELREKYGIAYLFISHDLRVVKYISDRVAVMYLGEIVETAPTEEIYRRPLHPYTEALLSAVPVPDPERKRTRILLPGDVPSPLHPPSGCRFHPRCPKAIRGLCDVVAPPLKSYDGHQVACHVVEKELTGTIRGAPEPPGPVSAGG
- a CDS encoding secretin N-terminal domain-containing protein; its protein translation is MRRIGRVGALWALAASAVLAQQQPPPAAGRQEEKKPGGILQDVNLHDLTVAVQRITKKTILWTEDLGLRNKRVHLVSDTPIADNPELLFKAYQSILQVSDLVLIPTEQGGETIYKIAAAPVAPKKPVPVEKGELRPQDRFITRIFSLQYVSPRDVQAALLNMASFPQNILSIESAGLLIATDYDYNIQRFEEIIRAMDVKKPDVEMKVIPLKNAIATEVEQMMNNLVKTLIGRQVQPRPAGVVPGVSGPESVQVVADKRTNAVVLLAEPNRLAQLEDIVRRLDGETEFETSGIYILHLRHTNAVDIARTLNAMYRISVDDKGVPAGGGFGAVRPGQAVPPPGAPPVQALGPTTSPFPTAPGTTLTGTEPTIVADIRSNSVILVTDRNTYKTLEQIVRRLDQRRPQVLIKATVVEVTANQDFDLGVELARLEDPTGRTIGGGRTAFGLSAVQFDSATGLPSITPDVATPGILLLAVRDRFGNIPALLKAFEGRARISILDEPEAATNDNGAAEMKVTTRFPVPQTTVAGTGLAQTSFTFETAETTLSISPHISEGGYLRLETTVKIEKLAPGPSNLPPTRNSREIKTKEIMVPSGQTMVIGGIVTQEASDNVQGIPILSHIPLLGWLFRRTTESEDRRTLYIFLTPYILYDYGFGDYRELTRDRKGIIDRLRGEPVSGLQVELRGERLPESTFRFQAPPPAKRPAETPRRE